GTTTTATGGGCGATCGGCTGCCGCCGCTGCTGTGCCAGTTTGCTCGCGCATTTCCTTCTGTTCGTCTCGACGTCAGTGTTACGACTTATCTCGATCTGCGCACCATGATCGAAGCCGATGAGCTGGACCTTGCAGTGGTGCTAGCCACGACAGACAAAAAGAACGAGTTGGTATTGCGTCGAACGCAGTTTGTATGGGTGGCCGCGGAAACCTTTGAAACCTCATCTGGCTCACTTCCTCTCGCGCTCGCTCCTGCACAATGCGTAAACCGGCAGGTTGGTCTTCGGGCTTTAGCAGAGACGTCTGTTGAATGGCATGTCGTCTTCACTTCGCCCAGTCAACAAGGTCTACGCGCGGCAGTGCTCGCAGGACTTGGTGTTACGGTACTGACACGCGAGGATGTTGAGCCGGGCATGAAGATTGTCGATGGCCAATATGGTTTGCCACCTCTGCCAAAGGTCAATTTTGCTCTGGTCTGGGGCCAGAGCGGACAGACATTGGCCGCCCGAGAGTTCGCCCAAATGATTCTGAATATGCCGCCAACACCTCGCTTGCCGACTCTCAAGAGTCGCATTGAGA
This portion of the Edaphobacter sp. 4G125 genome encodes:
- a CDS encoding LysR family transcriptional regulator, with the protein product MDFDPGLLRAFVAVKEVGGFTRAGQRLNLTQSAISHQIRRLEEQVGRQLLHRTTRHLTLTEDGEEFLRHAVQILSSLDALAQRFQPSPVTGVVRFGVPESFMGDRLPPLLCQFARAFPSVRLDVSVTTYLDLRTMIEADELDLAVVLATTDKKNELVLRRTQFVWVAAETFETSSGSLPLALAPAQCVNRQVGLRALAETSVEWHVVFTSPSQQGLRAAVLAGLGVTVLTREDVEPGMKIVDGQYGLPPLPKVNFALVWGQSGQTLAAREFAQMILNMPPTPRLPTLKSRIENGKGTTAKATNQINRGSVQ